From the genome of Parazoarcus communis, one region includes:
- the pyrF gene encoding orotidine-5'-phosphate decarboxylase, translating into MHFMTALKGAWQQRNSLLCVGLDPDPARFPAHLQDKPDAIFEFCKQIVDATADLACCFKPQIAYFAARRAEDQLEALIDHIHARHPDTPVVLDAKRGDIGSTAEQYAVEAFERFRADAITVNPYMGRDSVDPYLAYPDKGVILLCRTSNPGGSDLQFLDVGGEKLYERVARLVAEDWNASGNCGLVVGATFPAEIARVRELTGDMPLLVPGIGAQGGDIAATMQAGRTADGCGLMINSSRAILYAGKGEDFAAEARRVALETRDAINAQR; encoded by the coding sequence ATGCACTTCATGACCGCCCTCAAGGGCGCCTGGCAGCAGCGCAACAGCCTGCTGTGCGTCGGCCTCGACCCCGATCCCGCCCGGTTTCCCGCGCACCTGCAGGACAAGCCGGATGCGATCTTCGAGTTCTGCAAGCAGATCGTCGATGCCACCGCCGACCTCGCGTGCTGCTTCAAGCCGCAGATCGCCTACTTCGCCGCGCGCCGTGCCGAGGATCAGCTCGAAGCGCTGATCGACCACATTCACGCGCGTCACCCGGACACCCCCGTGGTGCTCGATGCCAAGCGCGGCGACATCGGCAGTACCGCCGAGCAATATGCAGTCGAGGCCTTCGAGCGCTTCCGTGCGGATGCGATCACGGTCAATCCCTACATGGGGCGCGACTCGGTCGATCCCTACCTTGCCTACCCTGACAAGGGCGTGATCCTGCTGTGCCGCACCTCGAATCCGGGTGGCTCCGACCTGCAGTTTCTCGATGTCGGTGGCGAAAAGCTTTACGAACGCGTGGCGCGTCTGGTTGCAGAAGACTGGAACGCGAGCGGCAACTGCGGTCTGGTGGTCGGCGCGACCTTCCCGGCCGAGATCGCGCGCGTGCGCGAACTGACGGGCGACATGCCCCTGCTGGTGCCAGGCATCGGTGCCCAGGGCGGCGACATTGCTGCCACCATGCAGGCCGGGCGCACTGCAGATGGTTGCGGACTGATGATCAACTCCTCGCGCGCGATCCTGTATGCGGGCAAGGGCGAGGACTTCGCTGCCGAAGCACGCAGGGTGGCGCTCGAAACGCGCGACGCCATCAACGCGCAGCGCTGA